One region of Aminobacterium colombiense DSM 12261 genomic DNA includes:
- a CDS encoding KpsF/GutQ family sugar-phosphate isomerase, with amino-acid sequence MVCLPRDRAGIDLDDERLLSIGRDVLKQEASELLRVADEMGQEIVKAARVIHCSKGRLVVIGMGKSGLIGRKIAATLASLGTPSFFLHAAEASHGDLGMVCREDVGLFISNSGKTKEVVALLPFFRRLGAPVISITGGISSPLAKNSDIVLNSSVSREADPLNLAPTSSTTVQLAIGDALAGMVTELRGLEEDDFALFHPGGALGRRLLTKVEDVMGSGDKLPVVIEHVKVSDALFEMTSKGYGATLIVDEEGKLAGIFTDGDLRRLIERCGVECLESDVSSAMTKNPVTLEAGRLAAEAVHIMEEREISVLIVAKAGKPIGIIHLHELLKAGVA; translated from the coding sequence ATGGTCTGTCTTCCCAGAGATCGGGCAGGGATCGATCTCGATGACGAACGGCTGCTTTCCATAGGCCGAGATGTATTAAAACAGGAAGCGAGCGAATTGTTGCGAGTGGCCGACGAAATGGGCCAGGAAATTGTTAAGGCGGCAAGGGTTATTCATTGCAGCAAAGGCCGTCTTGTTGTGATAGGCATGGGCAAATCGGGGCTTATCGGCAGAAAAATAGCGGCAACCCTTGCATCCCTGGGGACGCCGTCTTTCTTTCTTCATGCTGCCGAAGCGTCCCATGGCGACCTCGGCATGGTTTGCAGAGAAGACGTTGGCCTTTTTATCAGCAATAGCGGAAAAACAAAAGAAGTGGTGGCCCTCCTTCCTTTCTTTAGGCGGTTAGGAGCGCCTGTTATATCCATCACTGGCGGAATATCTTCTCCCCTTGCTAAAAACTCTGACATAGTCTTGAACTCAAGTGTCAGCAGGGAAGCGGATCCATTGAATCTGGCCCCGACGAGCAGCACCACTGTACAGCTTGCAATTGGCGATGCCCTTGCAGGCATGGTAACGGAACTCCGGGGGCTTGAAGAAGATGATTTTGCCCTCTTTCACCCAGGGGGTGCCCTTGGCCGAAGGCTTTTGACTAAGGTCGAAGATGTTATGGGATCTGGAGATAAGCTGCCGGTGGTCATCGAGCATGTCAAGGTAAGCGACGCCCTTTTCGAGATGACGAGCAAGGGATACGGGGCAACGCTCATTGTTGACGAAGAGGGAAAACTTGCCGGAATATTTACAGATGGCGATTTGCGTCGCCTTATTGAGCGGTGCGGAGTGGAATGTCTTGAGTCTGATGTGTCCAGTGCCATGACAAAAAATCCTGTCACGCTGGAAGCTGGCCGTTTAGCTGCGGAAGCCGTCCATATAATGGAAGAAAGGGAAATTTCAGTGCTTATTGTTGCGAAGGCAGGCAAGCCCATTGGAATTATTCACCTTCACGAACTGCTTAAAGCGGGGGTGGCCTGA